A genomic region of Papaver somniferum cultivar HN1 chromosome 7, ASM357369v1, whole genome shotgun sequence contains the following coding sequences:
- the LOC113295436 gene encoding uncharacterized protein LOC113295436 gives MVGGTNNHNTGNQGNQGNQGNDGAPPSPPPKRTLKDLASPSFDQQKLCVNLEDSIELKSQLIHWLPKFKGLPGDDLNRHLLLFQHRLTSLKPTGTDQGRALLTAFPFSLIDSAEEWFYSLPPRSITTWNEMQRAFLEKYFPASKAATIRKAISGIEQITGETLYDYWERYKKLLARCPHHQISEKLIVQYFYDGLLQSERNLINASSGGALTNKTIDEATKLIENMAANTQQFNTRGISMNRKVNEVTSSPHLEHRIGNMETMMQQMAAILIPSYEEEAEQVNAIFPNQQRQRYDPYSSTYNPWWRDNPNFSYANKQAAAQGPIFNRPSGFQQ, from the coding sequence ATGGTCGGCGGAACGAACAACCACAACACTGGTAACCAGGGAAACCAAGGGAACCAGGGAAATGATGGCGCTCCACCATCTCCACCTCCCAAGAGGACACTCAAAGATCTGGCATCTCCATCATTTGATCAACAAAAGTTGTGTGTCAACTTGGAAGATTCAATTGAGCTCAAATCTCAGTTGATTCATTGGTTACCGAAGTTCAAAGGGCTTCCAGGAGACGATCTAAATCGTCATTTGCTACTGTTTCAACATAGGTTGACAAGTTTGAAGCCAACTGGAACTGATCAAGGAAGAGCTTTACTGACAGCTTTTCCGTTCTCTTTGATTGATTCTGCAGAAGAATGGTTTTATAGTCTTCCACCTAGAAGTATCACAACTTGGAACGAGATGCAGAGAGCATTTTTAGAGAAGTACTTTCCCGCCTCTAAAGCAGCAACTATTCGTAAAGCAATTAGTGGGATTGAACAAATTACTGGTGAGACTCTTTACGACTACTGGGAACGGTACAAGAAGTTGTTAGCAAGGTGCCCACATCATCAAATCTCTGAGAAACTCATAGTGCAGTATTTTTACGATGGTTTACTCCAATCCGAGAGAAATCTTATTAATGCATCTAGTGGTGGTGCTTTGACAAACAAAACCATTGATGAAGCGACAAAATTGATCGAGAATATGGCTGCAAACACGCAGCAATTCAATACAAGAGGTATTTCAATgaatcgaaaggttaatgaggTTACTTCTTCACCGCACTTAGAACATAGGATTGGTAATATGGAGACGATGATGCAACAAATGGCCGCAATACTCATTCCCTCTTATGaggaagaagctgaacaagtgaATGCAATATTCCCAAATCAGCAAAGGCAACGGTATGATCCTTATTCCAGTACTTATAATCCATGGTGGAGAGATAATCCCAATTTtagttatgcaaacaagcaagctgcagctcAAGGACCGATTTTTAATCGCCCTAGTGGTTTTCAACAATAA